In one Corallococcus sp. EGB genomic region, the following are encoded:
- a CDS encoding OsmC family protein, whose amino-acid sequence MGISKGSAQWNGGFKDGKGSMKPGHGSDVPFSVGTRFEGQQGSNPEELIGAALSGCFSMALSVGLEKAGLKPTRIQTNADVHLDKQGDGFAITTIELTTEATVPGANDAQFQKIAEETKKGCPVSKALAGANITLKAKLAT is encoded by the coding sequence ATGGGTATCAGCAAGGGCAGTGCGCAGTGGAACGGCGGGTTCAAGGACGGCAAGGGCAGCATGAAGCCCGGCCACGGCTCGGACGTGCCCTTCTCGGTCGGCACCCGCTTCGAGGGTCAGCAGGGCAGCAACCCGGAGGAGCTCATCGGCGCGGCGCTCTCCGGGTGCTTCTCCATGGCCCTGTCGGTGGGGCTGGAGAAGGCGGGCCTGAAGCCCACGCGCATCCAGACGAACGCGGACGTGCACCTGGACAAGCAGGGGGACGGCTTCGCCATCACCACCATCGAGCTGACCACCGAGGCCACCGTCCCCGGCGCCAACGACGCCCAGTTCCAGAAGATCGCCGAGGAGACCAAGAAGGGCTGCCCCGTCTCCAAGGCGCTCGCCGGCGCGAACATCACGCTGAAGGCGAAGCTCGCGACCTGA
- a CDS encoding class I SAM-dependent methyltransferase, producing MVTAACACRSESKAEAPPAPVAATAPEPSAEMHGVGGVEGVDAAYDRSRQPARFVAALGLSPGQRVADVGAGLGYFTPRLADAVGPTGQVVATDIDGEAIQRLRARMLGRRNVEVRKVEPDEPGLEGGAYDLILLSEVDHFFANRVDSLTRLRPALTPQGRIAVTHLRAMKPPLVAAAQAAGYAIVSEVNDLPDHYLLFLRPTVSR from the coding sequence ATGGTCACGGCGGCCTGCGCCTGCCGCTCGGAGAGCAAGGCGGAAGCGCCGCCCGCGCCGGTGGCGGCTACCGCGCCGGAGCCGTCCGCGGAGATGCATGGCGTGGGGGGCGTCGAGGGCGTGGATGCCGCGTATGACCGCTCCCGTCAGCCCGCCCGGTTCGTGGCCGCGCTGGGGCTTTCGCCGGGACAGCGGGTCGCGGACGTGGGGGCCGGGCTGGGCTACTTCACGCCGCGGCTCGCGGACGCGGTGGGGCCCACGGGCCAGGTGGTGGCCACCGACATCGACGGCGAAGCCATCCAGCGGCTCCGCGCGCGCATGCTCGGCCGGAGGAACGTCGAGGTGCGCAAGGTGGAGCCGGACGAGCCGGGACTCGAAGGGGGCGCGTACGATTTGATCCTCCTCTCGGAGGTGGATCACTTCTTCGCGAACCGGGTGGACTCCCTCACGCGGCTGCGCCCCGCGCTCACGCCCCAGGGCCGCATCGCGGTGACGCACCTGCGGGCCATGAAGCCGCCGCTCGTCGCCGCCGCGCAGGCCGCGGGCTACGCCATCGTCTCCGAGGTCAACGACCTGCCCGACCACTACCTCCTCTTCCTGCGGCCCACCGTCAGCCGGTGA
- a CDS encoding FAD-dependent oxidoreductase: MAAQTLITQCCIAGGGPAGMMLGLLLARAGVEVKVLEKHADFLRDFRGDTLHPSTLELMHELGWLDELLALPHSEVQDLRFQFSGHDITVGDFRHLPTHARFLAFMPQWDLLDFLARKAAVYPGFQLLRRTEVTDLVRDVDDQVVGVRARTPEGPLEVRAPLVVAADGRRSPLREQSGLEVQTLGAPMDVLWFGVTRRPDDADPPLGRFERGEFFIIINRGDRWQCGRVIPKGGIAAIQARGLEAFREDFAKRVPFLAGRAAEIRSWDDVKLLTVQVDRLRTWYRPGLLCIGDAAHAMSPVGGVGINLAVQDAVAAANLLAGPLLARRVTTGDLRRVQQRRELPTRLTQRAQVFIQHRVVAPGLRQHAFGDGRLPLSLQWVERIPTLRRLPARLVGLGIRPEHIHTPAAAPLH; the protein is encoded by the coding sequence ATGGCCGCGCAGACGCTCATCACGCAGTGCTGCATCGCGGGCGGAGGCCCGGCGGGCATGATGCTGGGGCTGCTGTTGGCCCGGGCCGGCGTGGAGGTGAAGGTGCTGGAGAAGCACGCGGACTTCCTCCGCGACTTCCGCGGCGACACGCTCCACCCCTCCACGCTGGAGCTGATGCACGAGCTGGGCTGGCTGGACGAGCTGCTCGCCCTCCCCCACTCCGAGGTCCAGGACCTGCGCTTCCAGTTCTCCGGTCATGACATCACCGTGGGGGACTTCCGCCACCTCCCCACGCACGCGCGCTTCCTCGCGTTCATGCCGCAGTGGGACCTGCTCGACTTCCTCGCGCGCAAGGCCGCCGTGTATCCCGGCTTCCAGCTGCTCCGCCGCACGGAGGTGACGGACCTCGTGCGTGACGTCGACGACCAGGTGGTCGGGGTCCGCGCGCGGACGCCCGAGGGGCCGCTGGAGGTGCGCGCACCGCTGGTGGTCGCGGCGGACGGCCGCAGGTCCCCGCTGCGGGAGCAGTCCGGCCTGGAGGTGCAGACCCTGGGCGCGCCCATGGACGTGCTCTGGTTCGGCGTGACGCGCAGGCCCGACGACGCGGACCCGCCCCTGGGCCGCTTCGAGCGCGGCGAGTTCTTCATCATCATCAACCGGGGCGACCGGTGGCAGTGCGGCCGGGTCATCCCCAAGGGGGGCATCGCGGCCATCCAGGCGCGTGGCCTGGAGGCCTTCCGCGAGGACTTCGCGAAGCGCGTGCCGTTCCTCGCGGGCCGCGCCGCTGAAATCCGAAGCTGGGACGACGTGAAGCTGCTGACCGTGCAGGTGGATCGGCTGCGCACGTGGTACCGGCCCGGCCTGCTGTGCATCGGCGACGCGGCGCACGCGATGTCGCCCGTGGGCGGAGTGGGCATCAACCTGGCGGTGCAGGACGCGGTGGCCGCCGCCAACCTGCTCGCGGGCCCCCTGCTCGCCCGGCGTGTCACGACCGGGGACCTGCGCCGCGTCCAGCAGCGCCGCGAGCTCCCGACCCGCCTCACCCAGCGCGCGCAGGTGTTCATCCAGCACCGCGTGGTGGCCCCGGGCCTCCGGCAGCACGCCTTCGGCGACGGCCGGCTGCCATTGAGCCTCCAGTGGGTGGAGCGCATCCCCACGCTGCGCCGCCTCCCCGCGCGCCTGGTGGGCCTGGGCATCCGTCCCGAGCACATCCACACGCCGGCCGCCGCGCCCCTTCACTGA
- a CDS encoding SDR family oxidoreductase has product MESDDNGHAPSRRQVVGGLATGIAAVFTTTPAAAAPDAGTAAAPAPPLQNPVTLYPKPPFEKQSQPWPGLASKMTPRPDHGEKSYKGCGRLAGRRALITGGDSGIGRAAAIAYAREGADVAINYLPAEESDAQEVVKLIKAEGRKAVALPGDIRTEDFCKKLVADAVARLGGLDILVNNAGRQVSQASILDITTEQFDWTVKTNLYAMFWITRAAVPHLKPGSAIINTTSVNAYDPSENLLDYSMTKGGIMIFTKALAKQLAKQGIRVNGVAPGPFWTPLQVSGGQTQENLVKFGENTPMGRPGQPAELASVYVELASAQASYITGQIYGASGGRGNP; this is encoded by the coding sequence ATGGAATCAGATGACAACGGCCACGCGCCTTCACGTCGCCAGGTGGTGGGCGGGCTGGCGACGGGCATCGCCGCGGTGTTCACCACCACTCCCGCCGCGGCGGCCCCGGACGCCGGGACGGCCGCCGCGCCCGCGCCGCCCTTGCAGAACCCCGTCACCCTGTATCCGAAGCCGCCGTTCGAGAAGCAGTCGCAGCCCTGGCCGGGCCTCGCGAGCAAGATGACGCCCCGGCCGGACCACGGCGAGAAGAGCTACAAGGGCTGCGGCCGGCTCGCGGGCCGCAGGGCGCTGATCACCGGGGGCGACTCCGGCATCGGGCGCGCGGCCGCCATCGCGTACGCGCGCGAGGGCGCGGACGTGGCCATCAACTACCTGCCGGCGGAGGAGTCGGACGCGCAGGAGGTGGTGAAGCTCATCAAGGCGGAGGGGCGCAAGGCGGTGGCGCTGCCCGGGGACATCCGGACGGAGGACTTCTGCAAGAAGCTGGTGGCGGACGCGGTGGCCCGGCTGGGCGGGCTGGACATCCTGGTCAACAACGCCGGCAGGCAGGTGTCGCAGGCCTCCATCCTGGACATCACCACCGAGCAGTTCGACTGGACGGTGAAGACGAACCTCTACGCGATGTTCTGGATCACCCGGGCCGCGGTGCCGCACCTCAAGCCGGGCTCGGCCATCATCAACACCACGTCGGTGAACGCGTATGATCCGTCGGAGAACCTGCTGGACTACTCGATGACCAAGGGCGGCATCATGATCTTCACCAAGGCCCTGGCGAAGCAGCTGGCGAAGCAGGGCATCCGGGTGAACGGCGTGGCGCCGGGCCCGTTCTGGACGCCGCTGCAGGTGAGCGGAGGCCAGACGCAGGAGAACCTGGTCAAGTTCGGGGAGAACACGCCCATGGGCCGCCCCGGCCAGCCGGCGGAGCTCGCGTCCGTGTACGTGGAGCTCGCCAGCGCCCAGGCCAGCTACATCACGGGGCAGATCTACGGTGCGTCAGGAGGCCGCGGCAATCCGTGA
- a CDS encoding methyl-accepting chemotaxis protein has translation MLLAFTSTARADTAGAQVARPALDGWRFRWGDSPQGTDGTPTWATEPEDAPGWQDVGALKEPPGRGTNTFLWLSIPLPQGAWLEPALFLGNVANAFEVYSGGQRVYVSGGLSPTGQETMENMVWHLVPLPPASLGHRVLLRIQAHGPAIGITRDAKVGSRQELLAEVTRMGLAPFVLGTVLLSVGAVALGAALLRRQWRMLVALAVFSAGSGALLLGSSGLLPALWGQPATGSILTLLGSYAILPGLAWFISDTVGADKLRWLRRGAAVVTVPAIIQAVLVVVDLADAWRLLPLFVLYSLPGLLICVGVVVVQAWKGDKDARIFVAGLGILTFVLLLSTLPMLGLMEATDSEVHWGFFALTLSLVAIVARRSAEVVRALAEYSHQLDARRKDVHLLAEGMGRGADELAAVVQQLQASSEEQTVGISRQAAALRELEQTVEEIRQGSHVTSEKARLLAASAESAEAVGREGAAALERTLTDLAAIRTEVSEMAARILALDERTREVSSIVDDVKTLADQSNMLAINAAIEAVRNGDSGKGFGVVAKEMRRLADQSIRATERIRDVLDGVSMSMREAAQTSEQGEARVQVSLDAVRNSGAQLQKLASIIGDTSGSVRQITQAVAQQDSGTHQIAQAIQELSGQMQRTLQAVEETRTVTQSVQTLAEVMSSAASNALRSGKLDGQQPPPAT, from the coding sequence ATGCTCCTCGCATTCACCTCCACCGCTCGGGCGGACACGGCGGGAGCGCAGGTGGCGCGGCCCGCGCTCGACGGTTGGCGCTTTCGCTGGGGGGACTCGCCACAGGGGACTGATGGCACTCCCACGTGGGCGACGGAGCCGGAGGACGCGCCGGGCTGGCAGGACGTGGGCGCGCTCAAGGAGCCTCCGGGCCGCGGGACGAACACGTTCCTCTGGCTGAGCATCCCGCTGCCCCAGGGCGCCTGGCTGGAGCCCGCCCTCTTCCTGGGCAACGTCGCCAATGCCTTCGAGGTCTACTCCGGCGGCCAGCGCGTCTACGTCAGCGGCGGCCTGAGCCCCACCGGCCAGGAGACGATGGAGAACATGGTCTGGCACCTGGTGCCCCTGCCTCCCGCGTCGCTCGGCCACCGCGTGCTCCTGCGCATCCAGGCCCATGGGCCCGCCATCGGCATCACGCGCGACGCGAAGGTGGGCTCGCGCCAGGAGCTGCTCGCGGAGGTGACGCGCATGGGCCTGGCGCCGTTCGTCCTGGGCACGGTGCTGCTGAGCGTTGGCGCGGTGGCGCTGGGCGCAGCCCTCCTGCGCCGCCAGTGGCGGATGCTCGTCGCGCTGGCCGTGTTCTCCGCGGGCTCGGGCGCGCTGCTGCTGGGCTCGAGCGGCCTGCTCCCGGCGCTCTGGGGCCAGCCGGCCACCGGGAGCATCCTCACGCTGCTGGGTTCGTACGCCATCCTGCCCGGCCTCGCGTGGTTCATCTCCGATACGGTCGGCGCGGACAAGCTGCGCTGGCTCCGCCGCGGCGCGGCCGTGGTCACCGTCCCGGCCATCATCCAGGCGGTGCTCGTGGTCGTGGACCTGGCGGACGCGTGGCGCCTCCTGCCCCTCTTCGTCCTCTATTCGCTGCCCGGGCTGCTCATCTGCGTGGGCGTCGTGGTGGTCCAGGCCTGGAAGGGGGACAAGGACGCGCGCATCTTCGTCGCGGGCCTGGGCATCCTCACCTTCGTGCTCCTGCTCAGCACGCTGCCCATGCTGGGGCTGATGGAGGCCACCGACAGCGAGGTGCACTGGGGCTTCTTCGCGCTCACGCTGTCGCTCGTGGCCATCGTGGCCCGGCGGTCCGCGGAGGTGGTGCGCGCGCTGGCGGAGTACTCCCACCAGTTGGACGCGCGCCGCAAGGACGTGCACCTGCTGGCGGAGGGCATGGGCCGCGGCGCGGACGAGCTCGCCGCCGTCGTGCAGCAACTGCAAGCCTCCAGCGAGGAGCAGACCGTGGGCATCAGCCGTCAGGCGGCGGCGCTGCGCGAGTTGGAGCAGACCGTGGAGGAGATCCGTCAGGGCTCGCACGTGACGTCGGAGAAGGCGCGTCTGCTCGCGGCGTCCGCGGAGAGCGCGGAGGCCGTGGGCCGCGAGGGCGCCGCGGCCCTGGAGCGCACGCTGACGGACCTGGCCGCCATCCGCACGGAGGTGTCGGAGATGGCCGCGCGCATCCTCGCGCTCGACGAGCGCACCCGCGAGGTGTCCAGCATCGTCGATGACGTGAAGACGCTGGCGGACCAGTCCAACATGCTGGCCATCAACGCGGCCATCGAGGCGGTGCGCAACGGCGACAGCGGCAAGGGCTTTGGCGTGGTGGCCAAGGAGATGCGCCGGCTGGCGGACCAGTCCATCCGCGCCACCGAGCGCATCCGCGACGTGCTCGACGGCGTGAGCATGAGCATGCGCGAGGCCGCGCAGACGAGCGAACAGGGTGAGGCGCGCGTGCAGGTGAGCCTGGACGCCGTCCGCAACTCCGGCGCCCAGTTGCAGAAGCTGGCCAGCATCATCGGCGACACCAGCGGCAGCGTGCGGCAGATCACCCAGGCCGTGGCCCAGCAGGACTCGGGCACGCACCAGATTGCCCAGGCCATCCAGGAGCTGTCCGGCCAGATGCAGCGCACGCTGCAGGCGGTGGAGGAGACGCGCACCGTCACCCAGTCCGTGCAGACGCTGGCGGAGGTCATGTCGAGCGCCGCGAGCAACGCGCTCCGCTCCGGCAAGCTGGACGGCCAGCAGCCTCCCCCGGCCACGTGA
- a CDS encoding RNA polymerase sigma factor has translation MGETDEVTDAVRRATRGESSAFSELYRRTRPLVARLVASFGTLDPDEAEDVLQESYVRAFRGLAQLKSAGAFTPWLLTIARNRARTRLERRSLLQRMEEELSDPTPETVPALPPTLQVERDIEVVRQLIAELPEGEEKKTVQLFYIEGQLSAREIAEQFGVGKSTITMRLERFRGRIKRELLQRVLAGRWD, from the coding sequence GTGGGTGAGACGGACGAAGTCACGGACGCGGTGCGGCGCGCGACACGGGGGGAGTCGTCCGCCTTCAGTGAGCTCTATCGTCGCACCCGCCCCCTTGTGGCGCGGCTGGTCGCCAGTTTCGGCACATTGGATCCCGACGAGGCGGAGGACGTCCTCCAGGAGTCCTATGTGCGGGCGTTCCGGGGGCTGGCGCAGCTGAAGTCCGCGGGGGCCTTCACCCCGTGGCTGTTGACCATCGCGCGCAACCGGGCGCGCACGCGACTGGAGCGCCGCAGCCTGCTCCAGCGGATGGAGGAGGAACTGTCGGACCCGACGCCGGAGACGGTGCCGGCCCTGCCACCCACGCTCCAGGTGGAGCGCGACATCGAGGTGGTGCGGCAGCTCATCGCGGAGCTGCCCGAAGGCGAGGAGAAGAAGACCGTGCAGCTCTTCTACATCGAGGGTCAACTCTCCGCGCGGGAGATCGCCGAGCAGTTCGGCGTGGGCAAGAGCACCATCACCATGCGGCTGGAGCGTTTTCGTGGGCGCATCAAGCGCGAGCTCCTCCAGCGGGTGCTCGCCGGACGGTGGGATTGA
- a CDS encoding hemolysin III family protein, giving the protein MEESMKPRLRGLSHVIAFVAALAACARLALMPVQGVQYAANLVFGGSLVLMFGVSGGYHWPTWSAATYQRIRRFDHAAIFILIAGSFTPLATLEPLGGLSQRLLWVMWGAALTGATLTLAGISASRGLRSGLYVALGCVAAPVFWNLPGVMGRDRVGWLFFGAALYAVGAVVYARRWPDPLPRVFGYHEVFHLMVVAAAATHYAVLMDFVGR; this is encoded by the coding sequence ATGGAAGAGAGCATGAAGCCCCGGCTGCGCGGCCTGTCCCACGTCATCGCGTTCGTGGCGGCGCTGGCCGCGTGCGCGCGGCTGGCGCTGATGCCCGTGCAGGGCGTTCAATACGCGGCGAACCTGGTGTTCGGCGGCAGCCTGGTGCTGATGTTCGGCGTGAGCGGGGGCTACCACTGGCCCACCTGGAGCGCGGCGACGTACCAGCGGATCCGCCGGTTCGATCACGCGGCCATCTTCATCCTCATCGCGGGGAGCTTCACGCCGCTGGCGACGCTGGAGCCCTTGGGGGGCCTGAGCCAGCGGCTGCTCTGGGTGATGTGGGGCGCGGCGCTGACGGGCGCCACGCTGACGCTCGCGGGCATCTCCGCGTCGCGAGGGCTGCGCTCCGGTCTCTACGTGGCGCTGGGCTGCGTGGCGGCCCCGGTGTTCTGGAACCTTCCCGGGGTCATGGGACGGGACCGGGTGGGCTGGCTCTTCTTCGGTGCCGCGCTCTACGCCGTGGGCGCGGTGGTGTACGCGCGCCGCTGGCCGGATCCCCTCCCCCGGGTGTTCGGCTACCACGAGGTGTTCCACCTCATGGTCGTCGCCGCGGCCGCCACGCACTACGCCGTGCTGATGGACTTCGTGGGGCGGTGA
- a CDS encoding SRPBCC family protein has protein sequence MSLGLRRRSFGGTVVALASGALLYRGLHGRTARRGAAREGARRGNFVEVERTLTVGRPAEELYRLWREPSTLRRLMAGFADVTPTEGDGRHWEIHEPLGKLSFDSRVVEDRPAEFMSWESTEGSAVRTRGWIRFRPAPADWGTEVTMHVAFLPPGGALVEALAQRLEAIPALRVMTALRRFKSLAETGELPTLAHNPSARASAD, from the coding sequence ATGTCCCTGGGCCTGAGGCGCCGTTCCTTCGGGGGGACGGTGGTGGCCCTGGCCAGTGGCGCCCTGCTCTACCGGGGCCTGCACGGCCGGACGGCGCGTCGCGGGGCGGCGCGCGAGGGGGCACGGCGCGGAAACTTCGTCGAGGTGGAGCGCACGCTCACGGTGGGCCGCCCGGCGGAGGAGCTCTACCGCCTGTGGCGTGAACCCTCCACGCTGAGGCGCCTGATGGCGGGCTTCGCGGACGTGACGCCCACGGAGGGCGACGGCCGGCACTGGGAGATCCACGAGCCGCTGGGGAAGCTGAGCTTCGACTCCCGCGTCGTCGAGGACCGCCCGGCGGAGTTCATGAGCTGGGAGTCCACGGAGGGCAGCGCGGTGAGGACCCGCGGATGGATCCGCTTCCGTCCCGCCCCGGCGGACTGGGGCACCGAGGTGACCATGCACGTGGCCTTCCTCCCTCCGGGAGGCGCGCTGGTGGAGGCGCTGGCGCAGCGGCTGGAAGCCATCCCCGCCCTGCGCGTGATGACGGCGCTGCGCCGGTTCAAGAGCCTGGCGGAGACCGGGGAGCTGCCCACGCTGGCCCACAACCCTTCCGCTCGCGCGAGCGCGGATTGA
- a CDS encoding zinc-dependent alcohol dehydrogenase, with amino-acid sequence MRALCWNGVNDLRVETVPDPEIVNPHDAILRVTLSTTCGSDLHFIDGYLPTMKAGDIIGHEFMGEVVEVGRDVKKVKKGDRVVVPSFIVCGECWYCGHELWSLCDNTNPKPGYQQVAFGYPTAGIYGYTHAFGGYAGAHAQFVRVPHADNDCFLVPPNLRDEQVLFLSDAAPTGYMGADFCDIQPGATVAVWGAGGVGLMAIRSAYLLGAERVIALDRFPERLAMAERFVGAEAVDYSQVESVVDTLREMTGGRGPDACIDAVGMEAHGTGPAYAYDRTKQALHLHTDRSQALREAILACRKGGTLSVLGVYGLMDKFPLGAIMNKGLTLRTAQQHGQKYLHRLMEHVVKRELDPSFLATHRFSLEDAPKGYELFKKKEDGCVRAVFTS; translated from the coding sequence ATGCGAGCCCTTTGCTGGAACGGCGTGAACGACCTGCGCGTGGAGACGGTCCCCGACCCGGAGATCGTCAACCCGCACGACGCCATCCTCCGCGTCACCCTGTCGACGACCTGCGGCTCCGACCTGCACTTCATCGACGGTTATCTCCCCACGATGAAGGCGGGTGACATCATCGGCCATGAGTTCATGGGCGAGGTGGTGGAGGTGGGGCGCGACGTGAAGAAGGTGAAGAAGGGGGACCGGGTGGTGGTGCCCTCCTTCATCGTCTGTGGCGAGTGCTGGTACTGCGGCCATGAGCTCTGGTCGCTGTGTGACAACACCAATCCCAAGCCTGGCTATCAGCAGGTGGCGTTCGGCTATCCCACCGCCGGCATCTACGGCTACACGCACGCCTTCGGCGGCTACGCGGGCGCGCACGCGCAGTTCGTCCGGGTGCCCCACGCGGACAACGACTGCTTCCTCGTGCCTCCGAACCTGCGCGACGAGCAGGTCCTCTTCCTCTCCGACGCGGCCCCCACGGGCTACATGGGCGCGGACTTCTGCGACATCCAACCCGGCGCCACCGTCGCCGTGTGGGGCGCGGGCGGCGTGGGGCTGATGGCCATCCGCAGCGCGTACCTCCTTGGCGCCGAGCGCGTCATCGCCCTGGACCGCTTCCCGGAGCGCCTGGCCATGGCGGAGCGGTTCGTGGGCGCGGAGGCCGTGGACTACAGCCAGGTGGAGAGCGTGGTGGACACGCTCCGGGAGATGACCGGAGGCCGCGGTCCGGATGCGTGCATCGACGCGGTGGGCATGGAGGCCCATGGCACCGGACCGGCCTACGCGTATGACCGGACGAAGCAGGCGCTGCACCTGCACACGGACCGGAGTCAGGCCCTGCGCGAGGCCATCCTCGCCTGCCGCAAGGGCGGCACGCTGTCCGTGCTGGGCGTGTACGGCCTGATGGACAAGTTCCCCCTGGGCGCCATCATGAACAAGGGCCTCACGCTGCGCACCGCGCAGCAGCACGGGCAGAAGTACCTGCACCGCCTGATGGAGCACGTGGTGAAGCGCGAGCTGGATCCGTCCTTCCTCGCCACGCACCGCTTCTCCCTGGAGGACGCGCCGAAGGGCTACGAGCTCTTCAAGAAGAAGGAGGATGGCTGCGTGCGGGCCGTGTTCACTTCTTGA
- a CDS encoding caspase family protein, translated as MRRLLPLLLVLLCACAGPSAPAGDKGGLVPLRLDAADLSRAYTPRRLALLVGVSSFDDPQWRSLRFSAKDATDLAAALRDPARGHFDQVRVLTRPEETTRDAILEALRQLRREATRPDDVVMVYLSAHGTLARDGRGELTRYLVTRDASYRAIPQSALSMDALKAEFEKLPSRRRLLVLATCHSGSGKSLLPRELEEELAGIKSGFYARPLEESSRASMVFAASDWGETAREDEGLRNDIYTYFLIEGLNGAADRNGDGAVTATEAHDYSRRRTFAFTEGRQRPSAEILEVGADPVILAGRIDRAGQPELFSYNPRLDGFLLKVDGEPRLELPGGAAVGPGRRTVELTKGDAVLVRREVEVGRGERLPLERLLSETIPRRSLSLVGGMMSFADGKSRRELLPAASQVGVVLRLEDLPLQNLGLLLDVELGHGRKKLQVAPGSEVPFGYTSLTLGAAVPYLWRWERLTLFAGPRVAALYLGRSFDVEAFSGGQRYFTVSPGVVGGLALRLGERLELTAQGHGMLTYVVVDGRGQAVGVIGGNAGVGYRF; from the coding sequence GTGAGGCGCCTGCTCCCCCTGCTGCTCGTCCTCCTCTGCGCCTGCGCGGGCCCGTCCGCGCCGGCCGGAGACAAGGGCGGGCTCGTTCCGCTGCGGCTCGACGCGGCGGACCTGTCGCGCGCGTACACGCCCCGGCGGCTCGCGCTGCTCGTGGGGGTGTCGTCGTTCGATGATCCGCAATGGCGCTCCCTGCGATTCTCCGCCAAGGACGCCACCGACCTCGCCGCGGCGCTGAGGGACCCCGCTCGGGGCCACTTCGACCAGGTGCGCGTCCTCACGCGCCCGGAGGAGACGACCCGCGACGCCATCCTCGAAGCGCTGCGCCAGCTGCGGCGCGAGGCCACCCGGCCCGACGACGTGGTCATGGTGTACCTGTCCGCGCACGGCACGCTCGCGCGCGACGGCCGGGGGGAGCTCACGCGCTACCTCGTCACGCGCGACGCGTCCTACCGCGCCATTCCGCAGTCGGCGCTCTCCATGGACGCGCTGAAGGCGGAGTTCGAAAAGCTGCCCAGCCGGCGCCGGCTGCTGGTGCTGGCCACCTGCCACAGCGGCAGCGGCAAGTCGCTGTTGCCCCGCGAGCTGGAGGAGGAGCTCGCGGGCATCAAGTCCGGCTTCTACGCGCGCCCCCTGGAGGAGTCCTCGCGGGCCTCCATGGTGTTCGCCGCCAGCGACTGGGGCGAGACGGCGCGCGAGGACGAGGGGCTGCGCAACGACATCTACACGTACTTCCTCATCGAGGGCCTGAACGGCGCGGCGGACCGCAACGGCGACGGCGCCGTCACCGCCACGGAGGCGCACGACTATTCGCGCCGCCGCACCTTCGCCTTCACGGAAGGGCGTCAGCGGCCGTCCGCGGAGATCCTGGAGGTGGGCGCGGATCCGGTCATCCTCGCGGGCCGCATCGACCGCGCGGGCCAGCCGGAGCTCTTCTCCTACAACCCGCGCCTGGACGGCTTCCTGCTCAAGGTGGACGGCGAGCCGCGCCTGGAGCTGCCGGGCGGCGCCGCGGTGGGCCCGGGCCGGCGCACGGTGGAGCTCACCAAGGGCGACGCCGTGCTCGTGCGGCGCGAGGTGGAGGTGGGCCGGGGCGAGCGCCTGCCGCTGGAGCGCCTGCTGTCGGAGACCATTCCGCGCCGCTCGCTGTCGCTCGTGGGCGGGATGATGTCCTTCGCGGATGGCAAGAGCCGGCGGGAGCTGCTGCCCGCCGCGTCCCAGGTGGGCGTCGTGCTGCGGCTGGAGGACCTTCCGCTCCAGAACCTGGGCCTGCTCCTGGACGTGGAGCTGGGCCACGGACGCAAGAAGCTCCAGGTGGCGCCGGGCAGCGAGGTGCCCTTCGGCTACACCTCGCTGACGCTGGGCGCGGCGGTGCCGTACCTCTGGCGCTGGGAGCGGCTGACGCTGTTCGCGGGGCCGCGTGTGGCCGCGCTGTACCTGGGCAGGTCTTTTGACGTGGAGGCCTTTTCGGGAGGCCAGCGCTACTTCACCGTCAGCCCCGGTGTGGTGGGTGGGCTGGCGTTGCGCCTGGGGGAGCGGCTGGAGCTCACCGCCCAGGGCCACGGGATGCTGACGTACGTGGTGGTGGACGGACGGGGACAGGCCGTGGGCGTCATCGGCGGAAACGCCGGCGTGGGGTACCGCTTCTGA